A window of Mercenaria mercenaria strain notata chromosome 16, MADL_Memer_1, whole genome shotgun sequence contains these coding sequences:
- the LOC123540433 gene encoding uncharacterized protein LOC123540433 produces MSAKSFSLVCLATLTASVFVHTVQGKCSIVNCLVGMMKCSRKADAVGVDYETFGCCDIYFDCVRECGLQTATCGQYTLGPDYEEGNETDKRGSWNKRGSWNKRGSWNKRGSWNKRGSWNKRGSWNKRGSWNKRLDSGELDDQIYYPVDEEQLL; encoded by the exons ATGAGTGCTAAATCTTTTTCACTGGTGTGCCTGGCAACATTGACAGCGTCTGTCTTTGTACACACAGTTCAAGGAAAATGTTCTATTGTCAACTGTCTCGTCGGAATGATGAAGTGCTCAAGAAAAGCTGACGCCGTCGGGGTAGACTATGAAACGTTTGGGTGCTGTGATATATACTTTGATTGTGTTAGAGAGTGTGGACTGCAGACTGCAAC GTGCGGCCAATACACCTTAGGACCTGATTATGAAGAAGGAAACGAAACTGACAAAAGGGGAAGTTGGAATAAGCGGGGAAGTTGGAATAAACGCGGAAGTTGGAACAAACGCGGCAGCTGGAATAAGAGAGGAAGTTGGAATAAAAGAGGAAGTTGGAATAAGCGTGGAAGTTGGAACAAGCGATTGGACAGCGGGGAATTGGATGACCAGATATACTATCCAGTTGATGAAGAACAATtactgtaa